One genomic window of Aethina tumida isolate Nest 87 chromosome 3, icAetTumi1.1, whole genome shotgun sequence includes the following:
- the LOC109596610 gene encoding heat shock 70 kDa protein II-like, which translates to MQKQAVGIDLGTVNSCMAIYKHGKVNIIETRDGKTTPSVVFYDPKSNQVLLGKSAIDDGFQVENTIYDTKRFIGKSYAEDAVKSIYQKYPFTIKENNNKVIFEIPLKKKPISKTPEEVSSEILRYFKECLLSDYDEEEIDEVHAVITVPAYFSTSQRKATSDAAELAGIKVLKLMSEPTAAALFYFHNTDIKSNRVMIFDLGGGTFDISIIEKDNENMNVLCVDGDSYLGGRDFDENLVAYFKKSLGGTNWSQRLTRRLRVAAKNIKEVLSTTNECTETLYHFYEHNKHQTFSITRDEFNEINKHLFEKTIAIVKNCLCKNKLTTDDLDHVILVGGSTRIPKIRELLGQLFGAEKLILYLNPDEAVAAGASIEAYRLSRSKDELLEEATDKLQSIKIKDVIPFDLGVRIFFDLFVPNILMNTPLPINKTCILYSSSNDQPQAEIDIFEGKWKYAHANHFLDKVQIQQMPEGEVGKTEVHLNYSIDENGILTIKAAVKNTDKVESKEIPLNSERLNVKSVTKWNEDLDREFERKALLQNCSYYLCSKYIYSDSGNEDEFHRDWCAEILDYVENAKNSKELSDELHNFLDEFPDRSSKYINLLRRVLESSETSLELLREMWFNRKKYFT; encoded by the exons ATGCAG aaacaagcAGTGGGAATAGATTTGGGAACTGTAAACTCTTGCAtggcaatttataaacatgggaaggttaatataattgaaacacGTGATGGAAAAACTACGCCGTCTGTCGTATTCTATGATCCAAAATCCAATCAGGTGCTTCTAGGAAAGTCTGCAATAGATGACGGCTTTCAAGtggaaaatacaatttacg ATACAAAAAGATTCATAGGGAAGTCATATGCCGAGGATGCGGTCAAGTCAATATATCAGAAGTACCCATTtactattaaagaaaataataacaaagttatctTCGAGATTCCTCTAAAGAAAAAACCAATAAGTAAGACTCCCGAAGAGGTCAGTTCGGAAATTCTACGTTATTTTAAGGAGTGCTTGTTGTCGGACTACGACGAAGAGGAAATTGATGAGGTGCATGCGGTGATCACAGTGCCAGCATACTTTAGTACGTCTCAAAGGAAAGCTACTTCAGATGCCGCCGAACTGGCTGGAATAAAAGTGTTGAAACTTATGAGTGAGCCTACGGCCGCAGCACTCTTCTATTTTCACAACACAGACATTAAGTCTAATAGAGTGATGATATTTGATTTAGGAGGCGGTACCTTTGACATTTCGATAATTGAAAAGGACAACGAAAATATGAATGTTTTGTGTGTAGATGGTGACAGTTATTTGGGCGGAAGGGATTTTGACGAAAATTTGGTGGCTTATTTCAAAAAGTCCCTTGGTGGCACCAACTGGTCGCAAAGACTGACAAGAAGGCTAAGAGTGGCTGCAAAGAACATTAAAGAAGTATTATCAACAACAAATGAATGCACAGAAACTCTTTACCATTTCTATGAACATAATAAACATCAGACATTTTCAATCACCAGAGATGAGTTTAATGAAATCAATAAGCATCTTTTCGAAAAGACTATAGCCATTGTGAAAAATTgtctttgtaaaaataaattaaccacGGATGATTTAGATCACGTTATTTTAGTAGGAGGATCCACAAGAATACCAAAAATCCGAGAATTATTAGGTCAATTGTTCGGAGctgaaaaacttattttatacctAAACCCAGATGAAGCTGTAGCTGCGGGTGCCTCAATTGAAGCTTACCGATTATCTAGAAGTAAAGACGAATTACTAGAAGAAGCAACAGATAAattacaatcaataaaaataaaagatgtaATCCCATTCGATTTGGGTGTCCGAATTTTCTTCGATCTGTTCGTTcctaatatattaatgaacacACCTcttccaataaataaaacttgcaTTCTGTACAGCTCCAGTAACGATCAACCTCAAGcagaaattgatatttttgaagGTAAATGGAAATATGCCCACGCAAATCATTTCCTGGATAAGGTGCAGATCCAGCAGATGCCAGAAGGAGAGGTGGGCAAGACTGAAGTACATTTGAATTATTCTATAGATGAAAATGGAATTTTGACTATTAAAGCTGCGGTCAAAAATACCGACAAAGTCGAATCAAAAGAGATCCCTTTAAATTCAGAACGTCTAAATGTTAAATCTGTGACCAAATGGAACGAAGATCTGGATAGggaatttgaaagaaaagcCCTCCTCCAAAACTGCTCGTATTATTTGTGCTCCAAATACATATATTCGGATAGTGGAAATGAAGATGAGTTTCATCGGGATTGGTGCGCAGAAATATTGGACTACGTGGAAAATGCGAAAAACTCAAAAGAACTGAGCGACGAACTGCATAATTTTCTCGATGAGTTTCCAGATAGATCTTccaagtatattaatttattgagacGAGTTTTGGAGTCTTCGGAGACCAGTTTAGAGCTATTACGTGAAATGTGGTTTaacaggaaaaaatattttacttaa
- the LOC109608201 gene encoding cystathionine beta-synthase: protein MDREETEKCTWSPNADPETSPHPKHEWQRTSKTCPDILAAVGHTPLIRLNKIPEMMGVQCEMYVKCEFMNPFGTDKDRFGKRAFQEAEKNGTIPPGATLIIPNAGSAAIPLATLGSIKGHPVKVVAKEDLLPCREIMLNMLGADVIKVPLEVNPGSHNGVFGLCKRLSKEITPSVVLNPHEHRDNPLSHYDTTAEEILDALDGQVDMLVVCSRSGGLLTGIGRKLKERCPDVTIIAIDQTKTDETPGMNLKTNKDTDSLNYSDDINFERLANPSVADQTIVDKWMKRDKKEGFQMARKLLREEGIFCGVYSGLAVQVASEEAKTLDEDQHCVIVLLDCVTTYLDYFPNDYWMEAKGFSPCNNPANYWWWDVNVSELKLNPLRNIEDTFTCHDAIHMMQKYSVHQLPVVDKYGNLKGIATLSNILRNILAGKIHSQDSVKRVCYGDFSGIEEGYSATLGLILRTLQIQPYAVVFTITNGEYGIVMKPLHIITPRDILIYIKSHKIDPM, encoded by the exons ATGGACCGCGAAGAAACCGAAAAATGCACGTGGAGTCCGAATGCCGATCCAGAAACTTCACCCCACCCTAAACATGAATG gcAGAGAACCTCAAAAACATGTCCGGACATACTGGCAGCAGTTGGGCACACTCCACTgataagattaaataaaataccagAGATGATGGGAGTACAGTGTGAAATGT ACGTTAAATGTGAATTTATGAACCCGTTCGGCACCGACAAAGACAGATTTGGTAAAAGAGCCTTTCAAGAGGCAGAAAAAAATGGCACAATTCCGCCAGGTGCTACACTAATCATACCAAATGCCGGAAGTGCTGCCATACCATTGGCAACACTTGGGTCTATTAaag gaCATCCAGTAAAGGTGGTTGCTAAAGAAGATTTACTGCCATGCAGAGAAATTATGTTGAACATGCTTGGAGCAGACGTTATCAAAGTCCCATTGGAAGTAAATCCAGGTTCTCATAATGGAGTGTTTGGTCTTTGTAAAAGACTTTCCAAGGAGATTACTCCGTCTGTTGTGCTTAATCCA CATGAACATCGTGATAACCCTTTGTCTCATTACGACACCACTGCTGAAGAAATATTAGATGCACTTGACGGTCAAGTGGACATGCTG GTTGTGTGCAGCAGAAGTGGCGGATTATTAACTGGAATTGGCAGAAAATTGAAGGAAAGGTGCCCAGACGTTACAATTATCGCTATTGATCAAACAAAAACTGATGAAACTCCtggaatgaatttaaaaacaaataaggaTACTGACAGTTTAAACTACTCCGACGATATAAATTTCGAGCGGCTTGCGAATCCAAGTGTAGCTGATCAAACTATAGTTGACAAGTGGATGAAAAGAGACAAGAAAGAGGGGTTTCAAATGGCAAGGAAGTTACTTCGAGAAGAAGGAATATTTTGTG GAGTGTATAGTGGTTTGGCTGTACAGGTAGCCTCAGAAGAAGCAAAAACCCTAGACGAGGATCAACACTGCGTAATTGTTCTCCTTGATTGTGTAACTACTTACCTCGACTACTTTCCAAACGACTATTGGATGGAGGCGAAAGGATTTAGTCCTTGCAATAACCCAGCTAATTATTG GTGGTGGGATGTAAATGTCTCTGAACTAAAACTGAATCCACTACGAAATATTGAGGATACATTTACTTGTCACGATGCTATTCACATGATGCAAAAGTACTCAGTTCACCAATTGCCAGTTGTAGATAAATA tggCAATCTGAAAGGAATAGCAACTTTATCCAATATTTTAAGGAATATTTTGGCTGGAAAGATACACTCTCAAGATTCTGTTAAAAGAGTTTGTTATGGAGATTTTTCTGGTATAGAAGAGGGCTACAGTGCTACTTTAGGACTGATACTGCGTACTTTACAAATACAACCATATGCTGTCGTGTTTACCATTACAA atgGTGAATATGGCATAGTTATGAAGCCACTGCATATTATAACACCTCgagatatattaatatacataaaatcacataaaatcgatccaatgtaa
- the LOC109596640 gene encoding ras-like GTP-binding protein RhoL, with protein MDNNTCTIVLIGDGYVGKTSIVDALSHIEFSDSSNPNIINETTINRDSLNFNVIDTAGQEEYSHIRKRAYEQANLFLLCFCLTDKTSFDNIRNKWVKDLELYKNVPKILIGTKSDLPNHEIKFSDGEKLKKKLNCLYYIECSSKNKVGIDEILVKATEIFNDKDQKRNCVIQ; from the exons ATGGACAATAATACTTGTACCATAGTGTTAATTGGGGATGGTTATGTCGGCAAAACGTCTATAGTGGATGCATTATCTCATATTGAATTTTCGGACAGTTCCAATCCTAACAT aattaatgaaACGACAATCAACAGAGATTCCCTGAATTTTAATGTGATAGACACAGCAGGACAAGAGGAATATAGTCATATTAGGAAACGCGCTTATGAACAG gctaatttatttcttttgtgtttttgtttgaCCGACAAAACCTCCTTTGATAATATCAGAAATAAGTGGGTGAAAGACTTGGAACTTTACAAGAATGTGCCAAAGATTCTAATTG gtacGAAATCAGACTTGCCGAatcatgaaattaaattttctgacGGCGAAAAACTTAAGAAGAAACTCAATTGCTTGTATTATATAGAATGTTCGTCAAAGAATAAAGTGGGCATTGATGAAATACTGGTAAAAGCAACTGAAATATTCAACGATAAGGACCAGAAACGAAACTGTGTAATCCAATAG
- the LOC109596639 gene encoding rho-related GTP-binding protein RhoC, giving the protein MYTIRITVVGDGDTGKTSILIAYKDKAFNDQYIPTVFDQYSLDIPIGNEIFHVILQDTAGQEEFDKLRRFAYNETDVFIMCYSLDNRDSFTNIRDKWAPELKALRPRTKLILIGTKRDLRKKANRPVTREEGERLARQIKADGFLETSAKKMINVEQTFQLAFVEGAKLIKSKHKKHKSTCFML; this is encoded by the exons ATGTACACTATTCGAATAACTGTAGTCGGAGATGGGGATACTGGAAAGACTTCAATTCTTATTGCTTATAAGGACAAAGCTTTCAATGACCAATATATTCCAACAGT ATTTGATCAATATTCGTTAGACATTCCAATTggcaatgaaatatttcatgtgATATTGCAAGATACAGCTGGTCAAGAggaatttgacaaattaagaaGATTTGCTTATAATGAA ACTGATGTGTTTATTATGTGCTACTCTTTGGACAACAGAGATTCTTTCACAAATATCAGGGATAAGTGGGCTCCCGAATTGAAAGCTCTTAGACccagaactaaattaattcttatag gaaCAAAAAGAGATCTGAGAAAAAAAGCAAACAGGCCTGTTACGAGAGAGGAAGGTGAACGCTTAGCAAGGCAAATTAAAGCCGATGGATTTTTAGAAACTTCCgctaaaaaaatgattaacgtGGAACAAACATTCCAATTGGCTTTTGTTGAGGgagctaaattaattaaaagtaaacataAGAAACACAAATCAACATGCTTCatgttgtaa